In the genome of Lacerta agilis isolate rLacAgi1 chromosome 2, rLacAgi1.pri, whole genome shotgun sequence, one region contains:
- the SMUG1 gene encoding single-strand selective monofunctional uracil DNA glycosylase isoform X1 yields the protein MNSSEAPVSFLEGDGLAEQFLRIEREQALRLKELSFLEPVEYVYNPLEYAWEPHEDYVRRYCRFRKEVLFLGMNPGPFGMAQTGVPFGEVQLVRDWLQVHGQVSKPPKEHPKRPIRGLECPQTEVSGARFWGFFRSLCARPEVFFHRCFVHNHCPLLFLSHSGRNLTPADLPAAKREQLLQVCDDALCEAVKLLGVNMVIGVGRFAEQRARKALSAAGIPVRVEGVMHPSPRNPQANKGWDAIIRAKLEELGVLALLAE from the exons ATGAACTCCTCAGAGGCTCCTGTGAGCTTTTTGGAGGGCGACGGCTTGGCCGAGCAGTTTCTCCGCATAGAGCGAGAGCAGGCCCTCCGCCTGAAGGAGCTCAGCTTCCTCGAGCCCGTCGAGTATGTTTACAATCCCTTGGAATACGCCTGGGAGCCCCATGAAGACTATGTGCGTCGATACTGTCGGTTCCGCAAGGAGGTGCTGTTTCTTGGTATGAACCCAGGGCCTTTTGGAATGGCCCAGACTGGG GTGCCCTTTGGAGAGGTGCAGCTGGTCCGAGACTGGCTCCAGGTCCACGGGCAGGTGTCCAAGCCACCAAAGGAGCACCCCAAGAGACCTATCCGGGGCCTGGAATGCCCCCAGACGGAGGTGAGCGGGGCCCGCTTCTGGGGCTTCTTCCGCTCCTTGTGCGCCAGGCCCGAGGTGTTCTTCCACCGCTGTTTCGTTCACAACCACTGCCCGCTTCTCTTTCTTAGTCACAGCGGGCGCAACTTGACTCCGGCCGACCTGCCGGCCGCCAAGCGTGAACAGCTCCTGCAGGTCTGTGACGACGCTCTATGCGAAGCCGTCAAGCTCTTGGGCGTCAACATGGTGATCGGCGTGGGCCGCTTTGCCGAGCAGCGCGCCCGCAAGGCCCTGTCGGCCGCCGGGATCCCGGTGCGAGTCGAGGGGGTGATGCACCCGTCGCCTCGCAACCCCCAGGCCAACAAGGGCTGGGATGCCATCATCCGAGCGAAACTGGAGGAACTCGGTGTGCTGGCTCTCCTTGCGGAATGA
- the SMUG1 gene encoding single-strand selective monofunctional uracil DNA glycosylase isoform X2 — protein sequence MKTMCVDTVGSARRCCFLVPFGEVQLVRDWLQVHGQVSKPPKEHPKRPIRGLECPQTEVSGARFWGFFRSLCARPEVFFHRCFVHNHCPLLFLSHSGRNLTPADLPAAKREQLLQVCDDALCEAVKLLGVNMVIGVGRFAEQRARKALSAAGIPVRVEGVMHPSPRNPQANKGWDAIIRAKLEELGVLALLAE from the exons ATGAAGACTATGTGCGTCGATACTGTCGGTTCCGCAAGGAGGTGCTGTTTCTTG GTGCCCTTTGGAGAGGTGCAGCTGGTCCGAGACTGGCTCCAGGTCCACGGGCAGGTGTCCAAGCCACCAAAGGAGCACCCCAAGAGACCTATCCGGGGCCTGGAATGCCCCCAGACGGAGGTGAGCGGGGCCCGCTTCTGGGGCTTCTTCCGCTCCTTGTGCGCCAGGCCCGAGGTGTTCTTCCACCGCTGTTTCGTTCACAACCACTGCCCGCTTCTCTTTCTTAGTCACAGCGGGCGCAACTTGACTCCGGCCGACCTGCCGGCCGCCAAGCGTGAACAGCTCCTGCAGGTCTGTGACGACGCTCTATGCGAAGCCGTCAAGCTCTTGGGCGTCAACATGGTGATCGGCGTGGGCCGCTTTGCCGAGCAGCGCGCCCGCAAGGCCCTGTCGGCCGCCGGGATCCCGGTGCGAGTCGAGGGGGTGATGCACCCGTCGCCTCGCAACCCCCAGGCCAACAAGGGCTGGGATGCCATCATCCGAGCGAAACTGGAGGAACTCGGTGTGCTGGCTCTCCTTGCGGAATGA